A genomic region of Leptolyngbya sp. NIES-2104 contains the following coding sequences:
- a CDS encoding thylakoid membrane photosystem I accumulation factor: MLNRFMLAFVALLMICLTIAQPAWASLDDDRYDGEIFALYAGNGSLVPPKMTLADTMKQKKPALLVFYTDDSSDCKRFSNVVSQTQAFYGRVIDILPIRVDSLPLKDKFEPTEPGYYYKGFVPQTIVFDQTGKVRLNEVGAISYEQIDDEFRKVFDLLPRSESVILKRRPVNEINTELVPQAKP; the protein is encoded by the coding sequence ATGTTGAATCGTTTCATGTTGGCGTTTGTCGCGCTGTTGATGATTTGTTTGACGATCGCACAACCCGCTTGGGCAAGTCTCGACGACGATCGCTATGATGGCGAAATCTTTGCGCTCTATGCCGGAAACGGTTCGCTCGTACCGCCGAAAATGACTCTAGCCGACACGATGAAGCAGAAAAAGCCAGCTTTACTGGTGTTCTACACCGATGACAGCAGCGATTGTAAGCGGTTCTCTAATGTGGTTTCTCAAACTCAGGCTTTTTACGGGCGTGTGATTGATATTTTGCCGATTCGAGTTGATTCGCTGCCGCTAAAAGATAAATTTGAGCCAACTGAACCCGGCTATTACTACAAAGGCTTTGTGCCGCAGACGATCGTGTTTGATCAAACGGGGAAAGTGCGATTAAACGAAGTGGGCGCGATTTCGTATGAACAAATCGATGATGAATTTCGTAAAGTGTTTGATTTACTTCCGCGATCGGAATCCGTCATCCTCAAGCGTCGTCCGGTGAATGAAATTAACACTGAACTCGTGCCGCAGGCGAAACCTTAA